In the Loxodonta africana isolate mLoxAfr1 chromosome 1, mLoxAfr1.hap2, whole genome shotgun sequence genome, one interval contains:
- the LOC100660729 gene encoding large ribosomal subunit protein eL39-like, whose product MSSHKTFRIKRYLAKKQKQNRPIPHWIRMKTGNKIRYNSKRRHWRRTKLGL is encoded by the coding sequence ATGTCTTCTCATAAGACCTTCAGGATCAAGAGATACCTGGCCAAGAAACAAAAGCAGAATCGCCCCATTCCCCATTGGATTCGAATGAAAACTGGTAATAAAATCAGGTACAACTCCAAGAGGAGACATTGGAGAAGAACCAAGCTGGGTCTGTAA